From a region of the Pukyongiella litopenaei genome:
- the zapE gene encoding cell division protein ZapE produces MTDFVRLYEDMVAAGDLRPDPAQRAVLPEFERIRAGLAQPRRRGLFRRAPEPPQGLYLWGGVGRGKSMLMDLFVDSIGGEVPVRRVHFHAFMQEIHAAMHAARERGVADPLAPVAADVAASVRLLAFDEMQITDITDAMIVGRLFEALFAARVVVVTTSNRVPDALYENGLNRQLFLPFIALIKDRMEVRELASPTDYRQDRLEGEPVYFTPLGPEARRAIGAIWADLTGGPAQPLILQVKGRRVELPEFRNGIARAGFFDLCGRMLGPADYLAIAGAVKVLVLEDIPRLSRNNFNEAKRFVTLIDALYEARVRLICSAADVPEMLYVEGDGAFEFERTASRLREMQSADWGQA; encoded by the coding sequence ATGACCGATTTCGTCCGTCTCTACGAGGACATGGTTGCCGCCGGCGACCTGCGCCCCGATCCGGCCCAGCGGGCCGTGCTGCCGGAATTCGAACGTATCCGCGCCGGGCTGGCACAGCCCCGCAGGCGCGGCCTGTTCCGCCGTGCGCCCGAGCCGCCCCAGGGGCTCTACCTGTGGGGTGGCGTCGGGCGCGGCAAATCCATGCTGATGGACCTGTTCGTCGACAGTATCGGCGGCGAGGTTCCGGTGCGGCGGGTGCATTTCCACGCGTTCATGCAGGAGATCCACGCCGCCATGCACGCGGCCCGGGAACGCGGCGTCGCGGATCCCCTGGCGCCGGTTGCGGCGGATGTGGCGGCATCGGTCCGGCTGCTGGCCTTTGACGAAATGCAGATCACCGACATCACCGACGCGATGATCGTGGGCCGGCTGTTCGAGGCCTTGTTCGCCGCGCGGGTGGTGGTGGTGACCACCTCGAACCGGGTGCCGGACGCGCTCTATGAAAACGGGCTGAACCGGCAGCTGTTCCTGCCCTTCATCGCGCTGATCAAGGACCGGATGGAGGTTCGCGAACTGGCCAGCCCCACCGATTACCGGCAGGACCGGCTGGAAGGCGAACCGGTCTATTTCACCCCGCTGGGGCCCGAGGCCCGCCGGGCGATCGGGGCGATCTGGGCCGACCTGACCGGCGGCCCGGCGCAGCCCCTGATCCTGCAGGTGAAAGGCCGCCGGGTCGAACTGCCCGAGTTTCGCAACGGGATCGCGCGGGCGGGGTTCTTCGATCTCTGCGGCCGGATGCTGGGGCCCGCGGACTACCTTGCAATCGCCGGGGCGGTGAAGGTTTTGGTGCTGGAAGACATCCCGCGCCTGTCGCGCAACAATTTCAACGAGGCCAAGCGGTTCGTCACGCTGATCGACGCGCTCTACGAGGCGCGGGTGCGGCTGATCTGCTCGGCGGCGGACGTGCCCGAAATGCTCTATGTCGAGGGCGATGGCGCGTTCGAATTCGAACGCACGGCATCACGGCTGCGCGAAATGCAGAGCGCGGACTGGGGGCAGGCGTAG
- a CDS encoding bifunctional folylpolyglutamate synthase/dihydrofolate synthase has product MTAAGSDVILQRMMALHPKVIDLTLDRVWRLLDALGNPQDRLPPVIHVAGTNGKGSTLAMIRAGIEGAGKTAHAYTSPHLVRFHERIRIAGTLISEPDLAALLDECYAANGGEAITYFEITTCAALLGFARHAADFTLLEVGLGGRLDATNVIARPALTIITPVSIDHQQFLGDTIGSIAAEKAGILKRGVPCVVGPQPDAALDVIEAAASRIGAPLLVHGQHWHVQEEHGRLVYQDETGLRDLPLPNLPGAHQLANAGAALAALRHAGLGDAALEAAVTQARWPARMQRLRHGTLADLAPDAEIWLDGGHNPAAGQVLADHLSTLPARPTHLVCGMLDTKDIGGYLRPLAARAASLTAVSIPGETATLPAAATAAAARDAGLLATTAGSVREAVASIAAQTPGARILICGSLYLAGHVLRDDG; this is encoded by the coding sequence ATGACCGCCGCCGGATCGGATGTCATCCTGCAACGGATGATGGCGCTGCACCCCAAGGTCATCGACCTGACCCTGGACAGGGTCTGGCGGCTGCTTGACGCGCTGGGCAACCCGCAGGACCGGCTGCCGCCGGTCATCCATGTGGCGGGCACCAATGGCAAGGGCTCGACGCTGGCGATGATCCGCGCCGGGATCGAAGGCGCGGGCAAGACCGCCCATGCCTACACCTCGCCGCATCTGGTCCGGTTCCACGAACGCATCCGGATCGCCGGGACGTTGATTTCCGAACCGGATCTCGCCGCGCTGCTCGATGAATGCTATGCGGCGAATGGCGGTGAGGCGATCACCTATTTCGAGATCACGACCTGCGCCGCGCTGCTGGGATTTGCCCGCCATGCGGCGGATTTCACCCTGCTCGAGGTCGGGCTGGGCGGGCGGCTGGACGCGACCAACGTGATCGCGCGCCCGGCGCTGACCATCATCACGCCGGTTTCCATCGACCACCAGCAGTTCCTCGGCGACACGATCGGGTCGATCGCCGCCGAAAAGGCCGGCATCCTGAAACGCGGCGTGCCCTGCGTGGTCGGGCCGCAGCCCGATGCCGCGCTCGACGTGATCGAAGCCGCCGCATCCCGGATCGGCGCACCGTTGCTCGTGCATGGGCAGCACTGGCATGTGCAGGAGGAACACGGGCGCCTCGTCTATCAGGACGAAACCGGCCTGCGCGATCTGCCGCTGCCCAATCTGCCCGGCGCCCACCAGCTGGCCAATGCGGGGGCCGCGCTTGCCGCCCTGCGCCATGCCGGTCTCGGGGACGCGGCGCTGGAGGCGGCGGTGACGCAGGCCCGATGGCCCGCCCGCATGCAGCGGCTGCGTCACGGCACGTTGGCCGATCTGGCGCCGGATGCCGAGATCTGGCTCGATGGCGGGCACAATCCGGCGGCGGGGCAGGTGCTGGCCGATCATCTTTCGACCCTTCCGGCCCGGCCGACGCATCTCGTCTGCGGGATGCTCGACACCAAGGATATCGGCGGTTACCTGCGGCCTCTCGCGGCGCGGGCGGCCAGCCTGACGGCGGTGTCCATTCCGGGCGAGACCGCGACATTGCCGGCAGCGGCCACCGCCGCCGCCGCGCGTGATGCGGGCCTGCTTGCAACCACCGCCGGCAGCGTCCGCGAGGCGGTCGCCTCCATCGCCGCGCAGACACCCGGCGCGCGTATCCTCATCTGCGGATCGCTTTATTTGGCGGGGCACGTCCTGCGCGACGACGGCTGA
- a CDS encoding ornithine cyclodeaminase family protein: MTFPIIPFAEGEARLNWLDLAEALARGHDLPRAEIGDTFLYRDPDTLLSRAAWIDGLGSLVKTATVFPGNPDRGAPMVNGAVNLFSDRDGTLAALVDFHLVTKWKTACDSLLAALRLADPASRSILIVGAGTVGGSLIEAFGAGFPEARFTLWNRTRAKAETLAADYDNVAVAGDLEEAVRAADIVVSATMSSEPVIRGDWLRPGQHVNLIGAYRPDMREADDTAMARSRIFVDSRATTIGHIGELMIPIAAGVISADDIVADFYDLPAFGHDAGSISLFKNGGGAHLDLMTARYILDMWLQDG; the protein is encoded by the coding sequence CGCTGGCCCGTGGCCACGATCTGCCCCGCGCAGAGATCGGCGATACGTTCCTCTATCGCGACCCCGACACCCTGTTGTCGCGGGCGGCCTGGATCGACGGGCTGGGGTCGCTGGTCAAGACGGCGACGGTCTTTCCCGGCAACCCGGATCGCGGGGCGCCGATGGTCAATGGCGCGGTCAACCTGTTTTCGGACCGCGATGGCACGCTGGCGGCACTGGTCGACTTTCACCTCGTGACGAAATGGAAAACCGCCTGCGACAGCCTGCTGGCGGCACTGCGGCTGGCCGACCCGGCCAGCCGGTCCATCCTGATCGTCGGGGCCGGCACCGTCGGCGGCTCGCTGATCGAAGCCTTCGGCGCCGGCTTTCCCGAGGCGCGGTTCACGTTGTGGAACCGCACCCGCGCCAAGGCGGAAACCCTGGCGGCGGACTATGACAACGTCGCCGTCGCGGGCGATCTCGAAGAGGCGGTGCGCGCGGCCGACATCGTGGTCAGCGCCACGATGTCGTCGGAACCGGTGATCCGGGGCGACTGGCTGCGGCCGGGCCAGCATGTGAACCTGATCGGCGCCTACCGTCCCGACATGCGCGAGGCCGACGACACCGCCATGGCGCGGTCGCGGATCTTTGTCGACAGCCGCGCCACGACCATCGGCCATATCGGCGAACTGATGATCCCGATCGCGGCGGGTGTCATTTCCGCCGACGATATCGTCGCGGATTTCTATGACCTGCCCGCCTTTGGCCACGATGCCGGCAGCATCAGCCTGTTCAAGAACGGCGGCGGGGCGCATCTGGACCTGATGACCGCGCGCTATATCCTCGACATGTGGCTTCAGGACGGCTGA
- the accD gene encoding acetyl-CoA carboxylase, carboxyltransferase subunit beta encodes MNWITNYVRPRINSIFSRRETPENLWQKCDGCGTMLFHRELTENLNVCTSCGHHMVIVPRARLTALFDGGVFNEVAVPDPVADPLHFRDQKKYPDRKRAAQKSTGEKEAMLVATGEIGRTPIVAAAQDFSFMAGSMGMYVGNAIIAAAKEAVKLKRPLILFSAAGGARMQEGILSLMQMPRTTVAVQMLKEAGLPYIVVLTHPTTGGVTASYAMLGDVQIAEPGALICFAGPRVIEQTIREKLPEGFQRAEYLLEHGMLDRVTPRTELRDELITITRMLMNLPPEIKGDLPAPEAAAGT; translated from the coding sequence ATGAACTGGATCACCAACTATGTCCGGCCCCGGATAAACTCGATCTTCTCGCGCCGCGAGACGCCCGAGAATCTCTGGCAGAAATGCGACGGCTGCGGCACCATGCTGTTCCACCGCGAACTGACCGAGAACCTCAATGTCTGCACCAGCTGCGGGCATCACATGGTCATCGTGCCGCGCGCACGGCTGACCGCGCTGTTCGACGGCGGCGTGTTCAACGAGGTGGCCGTGCCGGACCCGGTCGCGGACCCGCTGCATTTCCGCGACCAGAAGAAATATCCCGACCGCAAGCGGGCGGCGCAGAAATCCACCGGTGAAAAAGAGGCGATGCTGGTCGCCACCGGCGAAATCGGCCGCACGCCGATCGTCGCCGCCGCGCAGGATTTCAGCTTCATGGCCGGGTCGATGGGCATGTATGTCGGCAACGCGATCATCGCGGCGGCAAAAGAGGCGGTGAAGCTCAAGCGCCCGCTGATCCTGTTTTCCGCCGCCGGCGGCGCGCGGATGCAGGAAGGCATCCTGTCGCTGATGCAGATGCCGCGCACCACCGTTGCGGTGCAGATGCTCAAGGAGGCGGGGCTGCCCTATATCGTCGTGCTGACCCACCCGACCACCGGAGGGGTCACGGCGTCCTACGCGATGCTCGGCGACGTGCAGATCGCCGAACCGGGCGCGCTGATCTGTTTCGCCGGTCCGCGCGTGATCGAACAGACCATCCGCGAAAAACTGCCCGAAGGTTTCCAGCGCGCCGAGTATCTGCTGGAACATGGTATGCTGGACCGGGTGACGCCGCGCACCGAACTTCGCGACGAACTGATCACCATCACCCGGATGCTGATGAACCTGCCCCCGGAAATCAAGGGCGACCTGCCCGCGCCCGAGGCCGCCGCCGGAACATGA
- a CDS encoding CPBP family intramembrane glutamic endopeptidase, which translates to MGPARGRPALWRLVAGLVLVALIAMGLNAVFGGLARLAAPEFWRETLRNPALLGSHPVALLVLLASFGFVALGVALAARLLQQRAPAGLVGPLPLAVRQFWRVFRLLLVLAAVVMLLPPWDYGEPLVQNMAPGRWLLLLPLSLGAVLVQTATEELLFRGYIQQSLAARFAHPAVWMLLPSALFAAGHYLPAQAGDNAVLIALWSGLFGVLMADLTARAGTLGPAIAVHFANNVVSLLIVSLPDGLSGLALFTLPYEMSDTTVLRGWLAVDFMLMLLGWLTARLAIRA; encoded by the coding sequence GTGGGCCCCGCGCGCGGTCGTCCGGCGCTGTGGCGGCTGGTCGCGGGGCTGGTGCTGGTGGCGCTGATCGCGATGGGTCTGAACGCGGTCTTCGGCGGTCTTGCGCGTCTTGCCGCGCCGGAATTCTGGCGTGAAACCCTGCGCAACCCGGCGCTCCTCGGGTCGCATCCGGTGGCGCTGCTGGTCCTGCTGGCCAGTTTCGGGTTCGTCGCGCTGGGCGTCGCGTTGGCGGCCCGCCTGTTGCAGCAACGCGCGCCCGCGGGCCTGGTCGGTCCGCTGCCGCTGGCCGTGCGGCAGTTCTGGCGCGTGTTCCGGCTGCTGCTGGTTCTCGCCGCGGTGGTGATGCTCCTGCCGCCCTGGGATTATGGCGAACCGTTGGTGCAGAACATGGCGCCCGGCCGCTGGCTGCTGCTGCTGCCGCTGTCCCTGGGCGCGGTGCTGGTGCAGACCGCGACCGAGGAACTTCTGTTCCGGGGCTACATCCAGCAGTCGCTGGCGGCGCGGTTCGCCCATCCGGCGGTGTGGATGCTGCTGCCATCGGCGCTGTTCGCCGCCGGTCACTACCTGCCCGCGCAGGCGGGCGACAATGCGGTGCTGATCGCGCTGTGGTCGGGGCTGTTCGGCGTGCTGATGGCCGACCTGACCGCGCGGGCCGGAACGCTGGGCCCGGCCATCGCGGTCCATTTCGCCAACAATGTCGTCTCGCTGCTGATCGTGTCGCTGCCCGACGGGCTGTCGGGGCTCGCGCTCTTTACGCTGCCCTATGAAATGTCGGATACCACCGTCCTGCGCGGCTGGCTGGCGGTGGATTTCATGCTGATGCTGCTGGGCTGGCTGACGGCCCGGCTGGCGATCCGCGCCTGA
- a CDS encoding MFS transporter, giving the protein MPRQSLFSPVLIVGCIIITVSFAIRASFGVFQIPIAEEFGWLRTDFSLAIAIQNLAWGVGQPIFAAIAEKVGDRRSIVLGAITYAAGLVLSAWSVTPLEHQIYEWLVGFGIAGTGFGVILGAVGRAASDENRSMSLAIVTAAGSAGQVFGAPTAEWMLGFLSWQQVFLVFAAAVLALVLLLPMMRAPEQVSRAEFTQSLSGILRTAFRDPSYTLIFLGFFSCGYQLAFITAHFPAFVTEMCGPIAPGGVLHAMGVTTTSALGALSIALIGLANIGGTLLAGWAGNRFPRKYLLATIYAARTLVAAAFILLPITPGSVIVFSIVMGALWLATVPLTSGLVAHIYGLRYMGTLYGIVFLSHQIGGFFGVWLGGRMYDITGDYTLVWWVGVGAGAFSAIVHLPVREARNPALQPS; this is encoded by the coding sequence ATGCCGCGCCAGTCTCTCTTTTCGCCGGTCCTCATTGTCGGCTGCATCATCATCACGGTGAGCTTTGCGATCCGGGCGTCCTTTGGCGTGTTCCAGATCCCGATTGCCGAGGAATTCGGCTGGCTGCGCACCGATTTCTCGCTGGCGATCGCGATCCAGAACCTCGCCTGGGGTGTCGGACAGCCGATATTCGCGGCGATTGCCGAAAAGGTCGGCGACCGGCGGTCCATCGTCCTCGGGGCGATCACCTATGCCGCCGGGCTGGTGCTGTCGGCCTGGTCGGTGACGCCGCTCGAACACCAGATCTATGAATGGCTGGTCGGTTTCGGCATCGCCGGAACCGGGTTCGGCGTGATCCTCGGCGCGGTCGGGCGGGCCGCCTCGGACGAAAACCGGTCGATGTCGCTGGCCATCGTCACCGCCGCCGGCAGCGCGGGGCAGGTGTTCGGCGCGCCGACTGCGGAATGGATGCTGGGCTTTCTCAGCTGGCAGCAGGTGTTCCTGGTGTTCGCGGCGGCGGTTCTGGCGCTGGTGCTGCTGCTGCCGATGATGCGCGCGCCCGAACAGGTCAGCCGGGCCGAGTTCACCCAGAGCCTGTCCGGCATCCTGCGAACCGCGTTTCGCGATCCGTCCTATACGCTGATCTTCCTGGGGTTTTTCAGCTGCGGTTACCAGCTGGCGTTCATCACCGCGCATTTTCCCGCCTTCGTGACCGAGATGTGCGGCCCGATCGCCCCCGGCGGGGTGCTGCACGCGATGGGCGTGACGACCACGTCGGCGCTGGGCGCGCTGTCGATCGCGCTGATCGGGCTGGCGAATATCGGCGGGACGCTGCTGGCGGGCTGGGCGGGCAATCGTTTCCCCCGCAAATACCTGCTGGCGACCATCTATGCCGCCCGCACGCTGGTGGCGGCCGCATTCATCCTGCTGCCGATCACGCCCGGTTCGGTGATCGTGTTCTCGATCGTCATGGGGGCATTGTGGCTGGCCACCGTGCCGCTGACCTCGGGGCTGGTCGCGCATATCTACGGACTGCGCTACATGGGCACGCTTTACGGGATCGTGTTCCTCAGCCACCAGATCGGCGGCTTTTTCGGGGTCTGGCTGGGCGGGCGGATGTATGACATCACCGGCGACTACACGCTGGTCTGGTGGGTCGGCGTCGGTGCCGGCGCGTTCAGCGCCATCGTGCATCTGCCGGTGCGCGAGGCGCGCAATCCCGCGCTTCAGCCGTCCTGA